The Pseudoalteromonas carrageenovora IAM 12662 DNA window CGCAATTAATTTACAAGAAAGCGTTTTATCATCAGCTTTTTGATGCCCAATAATAGCTTGTTTAACCGTAATGTTCCCGCCTGCGGTAAGCTCACCTGATTCTACTGTGCCAAAAATAGTGATATCACCTTTAGCGCTTACTTTCATCCCAGGCTCTATATTACGGGTAACAATAACGCTGCCTTCAAAATCAATATGGCCACTTTTCACTGTTACATCTGATATAGTAAAAATGTCATCTACGCGCATGCCATTATTAATTTCAACAGGTACGCCAGCAATAGTAGATACCAGTTCTAGTGGATTAACTTTTGATATTTCAGTGCCTTCACCGGCGACTAATTGCTTACTATCACCCGCTTTAGCCGGAAGTATATCGCCTAGTACAGTGAAACCTTCTTTGCCTGGGGTAGCAGGTTGTTGGCGAATAAGCACAGAGCCGGGCTCCACACTCGCCAGCTTACCAAAGTCACGCATATCAACACTGCCATCTTCTTTTAGCTTTGGTGCTTTTAAGCGATCTTTTAGGGTTTCTACAGTGGTTATGAGCTTCGTTGCTAAACCGTCACTTGGGAGCCTGCCTTTAGCTAAAATGCCTTTAACTAATGATCCTGCTTCGTTATCAAATTGCTTTTGTAATAACTGCTCCAAAAAAACCTGCTTATAACCACGAACAATACCTGCCTTTATAAGTTGTTTTTTAGCTTCTTCGAGGCTTAATAACTTGCCGCCCTGAGCAAGAGTCAGTTCGCCAATAGCTAGCATTTTATCGTCGCTAATAGTGACATTTAATACGGCGTTATGTTTACTTGCAACTACCAGTGTTTTATCAGCACTTTCATTTTTAAAAAAGTCATTAATTGAGTCATGCTCGATTTTGCAGTCGCAAAAAGTCGACTTTTCAAGCGCCTCAATAATAAATGCAGCGCTAGGAGGCACGTGCTCCCCTACATCAAGTAAAACATTTCCATTTTGGGCAAGCTTAAACACTAGTTGATCCTTTTCTACTACTTAAGTTAAATTTTTTATAAAAAACAATTACAGAGTGCTAGAAAATAGTATTTGAGTCAAGAAATGAGAGTGGACGAAATGTTAAGAGGGAAAAAAGGCTATGGAGCAGAGCCATAGCCTGTAAAGCTTAGTTAGTAGAGGGCAATTCCATAATACCGTCTATTTCAACTTGCGCACCTTTTGGTAGTGCTCTAACGCCTAACGCTGCACGTGCAGGGTAAGGCTGTTTAAAGTACTGACTCATTACTTCATTAACTGTAGCAAAGTTCGATAAATCAGTAAGGTAGATATTAATTTTTACCAAGTCTTGAATTTTTCCGCCAGCTTCTTCACATACTGCAGTAATATTTTTGAATACTTGATGTGTTTGTTCACTAAAATCTTCTGAGATCATTTCCATAGTCTCAGGCACTAATGGGATCTGACCTGATAAGTAAACAGCAGTGCCAACTTTAACTGCTTGGCTATATGTACCAATTGCTGCAGGTGCTTTGTCGGTAGAGATAAATGCTTTATTCATGTTTTTCCTATTTTACTTTTTACGATAGACTTTTTGCACATCAGGCATAACGCGAATGCGGCGCATAATGTTAGCAACATGGACACGGTTTTTAACGGTGACTCCTAGATCTATCACGTATAAATTACTTTCTTTTTCATCAGTGGCAATTTCTACAATATTGGCTTGGGTTGTAGCTACAACATTGGTTAATTTAGCTAATGCCCCTTGATGATTAATAATTTCAACTCTTAGAGCTGCAATGTATTCTTTTTCTGGGTTGTCGTCCCACTTTACAACTAGGTACTTAGAGCGCTCACTCTCCCAGCCTCGAATGTTTTTACATTCTTGACGGTGAACAGTGAGACCTTTACCTTGGCTAATATGCGCTGTAATAGCATCCCCAGGTACAGGTCGACAACATTTAGAGTAATTAACTAGCATGCCTTCTGTACCAATAATGGTCGCCTTGGCCTGGTTAGTTATATCAGTTAAATCGTCATTGTCGTTTTGCAATAAACGTTTAGCTATTAATACGCTCATTAAATTACCAGAGCCAATTTCAACAAGTAACTCAAGGACTGTAGATAGCTCATGCTCTTCAAGTACTCTGGCAATGTTTTCATCGGCAATACTATCGAGTTTGTTTTCGCCTAACGCAGAATCAAGTAAGCGACGGCCTAAAAGCATCGCTTCTTCGTGGTGTTGGCTTCTTAGGTAATTACGAACGCCCAAACGTGCTTTACCAGTAACAATAAAGTTTAACCAAGTCGCATTAGGGTGGGCGCCTGAGCTTGTTATTATCTCTATGGTTTGCCCAGTATCAAGCGGCTTACTTAATGGGTGTGGCTTACGGTTAACGCGTGCACCTACACAAGTGTTACCTACATCAGTATGTACAGCATAAGCAAAATCAACAGCAGTTGCGCCCATTGGTAGCTCTACTATGCGACCATCAGGCGTAAACACGTATATTTCTTCTGGGAATAACTCAGTTTTTACGTTTTCAACAAATTCAAATGATGAACCAGCGCTTTGCTGTAGCTCTAATAAACTTTGCATCCATTGGCGAGCACGTTGCTGAGCTGTATTTCCAGCACCATCACCTGCTTTTTTATACATCCAATGTGCAGCGACACCTTTATCGGCCATATGATCCATATCGTGGGTACGAATTTGAATTTCAACAGGTATACCGTGTGGGCCAACTAAAGAAGTATGTAAAGACTGATAGCCATTTGTTTTTGGCACTGCAATATAGTCTTTAAAGCGCGTTTCAATTGGCTTATAAAGGTTATGTGCAACACCTAATACGCGATAACACGTATCCATAGAATCAACGGCAATTCTGAACGCGTAAATATCCATAACTTCGTTAAATAGTAGCTCTTTATTAAGCATTTTTTTATAAATACTATATAGGTGCTTTTCACGTCCTGATACGGTGGCTTTAATTCCCGACTCTTCAAGACGTGCTTCTATTTCGCTTTGAATATTAGAAATAACTTCTTTACGATTACCACGCGCTTTTGCAACTTCTGATTTAAGCGCACGGTGTCTCATAGGGTATAAAGCCTGAAAACCTAAATCCTCAAGCTCATTTTTAATATCGTGAATACCTAAACGGTTGGCTATTGGTGCGTAAATCTCGAGCGTTTCGCGTGCTATACGTCGACGTTTATCTGGACGAAGGGCGCCCAATGTACGCATATTATGTGTTCTATCAGCAAGTTTGATTAATATAACCCTAATATCTTGGGTCATAGCCATAATCATTTTACGGTAGTTTTCAGCTTGAAATTCTTTTTTATCTTTAAAGCTAAGCTTATCGAGCTTACTTACACCTTCAACGAGTTCTGCCACTGTTTCACCAAAAATTTCAGCTAAATCTTGTTGGCTAAAATCGGTGTCTTCAATTACATCATGCATCAGCGCGGCCATGAGCGTTTCATGATCTAGGTGCATTCCTGCAAGAATTTGGCTTACTTCTACGGGGTGAGTAATGTAAGGTTCGCCGCTCGAGCGAGTTTGTCCTTCATGGGCCTCTCGGGCTACCACGTAAGATTTTTGAACCAGCTCTACATCAGCAGCGGGCAAGTATTCTGAGATTTTCTTTTTAAGACCTTCAAAAAGATACATTCACACTCCAATGTTCTCGTGAAGCAAATTAGGTAACGGTAAGTTAAGAATATACGATGAAAATAGAGGATTGCCAACGGCTATAGTAGAAATACTGCGCCGTTGGCTAAATCAGACCGGGAGGTCGATTACTGGTTGCCACCAACAATGGCAGCAACAGCAGCTAATTCTGCTGCTTCTTGGTGTTGTTGTTCTTCACGGTCAATTACGTCCATTGATGAACTATCAACTAAACCTAACTCAATTTCACGTAAAGCAACTACCGTTGGTTTATCGTTTTCAGGATCTACTAGTGGATCTTTACCACCAACAGCAATTTGGCGGGCACGACGAGCCGCAACTAAAATTAAGTCAAAACGATTACCAACTGCATCTACTGCATCTTCAACTGTTACGCGAGCCATCTCAGCACTCCAAAATATTTTAAAAGCAAAGGCGTAGTTTACTCCAAGGAGCAAGTTTCGCCAATAGCCAGTGGTTAATTTTTATCAGTTTTACATATCTAATACTGATTTAAACGCCGCTTAGTTATTTAAGTAAGCTGCTTAGTAAGTTTTGATGGCGGTTTTGCTGCGCTTTTAACGTTAAACGCTGAGCCATCACAATAGTTTCTATATCACTCAGAGCAGTATCAAATTCATCATTTACAACTACAAAGTCGTATTCATTATAATGCGAGGTTTCTGATTGTGCTTGTGCCATACGCCCAGCAATTACCTCAGCTGAGTCTTGTCCGCGGTTATTTAAACGTTGCTCAAGTTCTTCTTTTGAAGGCGGTAAAATAAAAATGGTCTGTACGCTTGGCATAATCTTACGAACTTGTTGCGCGCCTTGCCAATCAATATCTAAAAATACATCAATACCTGCATCTAGCTGCGATTCAATTGCTTGCTTTGATGTGCCGTAGTAGTTATCAAACACTTGTGCCCACTCAAAAAAATCATCTTTGGCAATTAACGCTTTAAATTCATCGGCGCTTACAAAGTGATAGTGAACCGCGTTTTCTTCACCAGGGCGAGGTGAGCGTGTAGTGTGCGATACCGATACTTTCATATCGTCATGCTTTTTTAGTAATGCCGTTATTAAGCTAGATTTACCCGCACCAGAAGGCGCAGATAGAATAAATAAGTTTCCGCGAGTTTGAGCCATGTTTTTCTCTACTTAAAAATAAACAGGCTTGAGTTACAAAAATAACCCAAGCCTTTAATGACACTATTGTACTTTATTTAGCTAATTGTGCTCAAGTGAGTCACAAAATTGAAATAGCATTATTCAATATTTTGAATCTGCTCTCTCATCTGCTCAATTAGCACTTTTAGCTCTACAGCTGCATTAGTAATATCACTATTGATAGACTTAGACGCTAGGGTGTTTGCTTCGCGGTTAAACTCTTGCATCATAAAATCTAAACGGCGGCCACATGCTCCGCCTTTTTTAAGAATTTTTCGTGTTTCTTTTACGTGCGATTTTAAGCGGTCTAGTTCTTCGGCAACATCTTGTTTTTGAGCAAGATAAATAAGCTCTTGTTCAAGGCGAGATTCGTCAATGTCTGTTTTTAAGTCTTCAAGCTTTTGGTTAAGCTTTTCACGCTGCCATTTTGCAATCTCTGGCATATGAGTTTCTACTACATCAACTTGCTCAAGTATTGCATCAAGGCGAGTTGCAATCATTTCTTCTAAATTTGCACCTTCATCACCACGAGCAGATTTAAAATCTTCTATTACTTGGTCAAATCCTGTAATAAGCGCTTTATTTACAGTATCTAAATCTATTTCTTGTGCTTCCATAACACCAGGCCAACGCAATATATCAACAGGGTTAATGTCGCCATTACTTTGTTGCTGCACCCATTTAGCACTATTTATTAATTGCTCAGCGAGTGATTCATTAATTGAAAGCTCGCCAACATGCGCTGGGTTTGCCACAAATTTTAAAAACACTTCAACTTTACCGCGTTGCAGATGCTTACGTAATCGTTCGCGAATCACTGGCTCCATGCCACGAAATTGCTCTGGTGCGCGAATAAATGTTTCAAGGTAGCGCTGGTTCACTGAGCGTACTTCCCAAGTGCCCGTGCCCCAGTCGCCTTTTACTTCGCGACGTGCATAAGCAGTCATACTGTGGATCATGGATAAGTTCCTAAAATTTGTAAATTCAATATTGCAGTGATTATACCGTAACACCACTTAACCTCTAGGGAAAATTTATTAGGCTGAATATTTTACAATCAGCATGGCATCTACCTTCACATGCACTTATAATGTCGCAAATTCAGAATAAAGGGGATCGTCCATGCGTCCAAGCGAAAGAACACCTAACCAAATTAGACCAGTTACATTTACACGTAATTACACTTTACATGCTGAAGGCTCCGTACTTGTTGAGTTTGGTAACACCAAAGTACTTTGTACTGCAACGGTTGAAGCGGGTGTACCTCGTTTCATGAAAGGCCAAGGCAAGGGTTGGGTTAATGCTGAATATGGCATGTTACCTCGCGCAACGCATACTCGTAATGCTCGTGAAGCAGCACGTGGAAAACAAGGTGGTCGTACTATGGAAATTCAACGCTTAATTGCTCGCGCATTAAGAGCTGCAGTAGATTTAAAAGCGCTTGGCGAAAATACGATTACTATCGACTGTGACGTGATCCAAGCCGACGGCGGAACACGTACAGCTTCTATTAGCGGTGCATGTGTTGCTTTAGTTGACGCACTTACCCACATGCGCGCAAAAGGGATGATCAATTCAAACCCCCTCAAACACATGATTGCTGCTATTTCGGTTGGTATCTACAACGGCCAAGCAATTAGTGATTTAGAGTATATTGAGGACTCTGCTGCTGAGACTGACATGAACGTAATTTTAACCGAAACAGGTAAAATTATTGAAATACAAGGTACTGCAGAGGGCGAACCATTCTCGTTCGACGAATTAGATGAGCTACTTACGTTAGCTAAACATTCAATCCGTGAGATTATTGACGTTCAAAAACAAGCGTTAGCATAAGCGAGTACCCCAATGAAAGATTATCAAAAAGAGTTTATTGAATTTGCTTTAGAAAAGCAGGTTTTAAAATTTGGCGAGTTTACACTTAAATCAGGCCGCACTAGCCCATACTTTTTTAATGCAGGACTTTTTAATACAGGTCGTGATTTAGCGCGTTTAGGTCGCTTTTACGCATCGGCCCTTGAAGATGCCGCAATAGAGTACGATGTTTTATTTGGCCCAGCCTATAAAGGTATCCCTATTGCGACTACAACTGCAGTTGCCTTAGCTGATCATCACGATAAAGACGTGCCTTATTGCTTTAACCGCAAAGAGAAAAAAGCACATGGTGAAGGCGGTACATTAGTAGGCTCTGAATTAACGGGCAAAATTATGCTGGTGGATGATGTGATCACCGCGGGTACTGCTATTCGTGAATCAATGGAAATCATCGCAGATAACGGTGCAGACTTAAGTGGTGTATTAATAGCACTTGATCGCCAAGAAAAAGGTAAAGCAGAGCTTTCAGCTATTCAAGAGGTTGAGCGCGACTTTAATACCAAGGTGATCTCTATTGTAAAATTAGCTGATCTTATTAGCTACCTTGAGAGCCAAGGTACAATGGACGAGCATTTAGCATCAGTTAAAGCATACCGAGATCAATACGGTATTGCCTAACTAAAAAAGCCTCGCAATTGCGGGGCTTTATTTTGACCACAGTTTATAGAGCTAATAATGAAAGATGTATTTAAACCTAATGGCTTTGGTATAAAGCGTATATTTAAAGCAACGTATTGTTCATACCTCGGCTTCAAAGCGGCCTTTATAGAAGAAGCGGCTTTCAGACAAGAGTTGCTACTTAGCATTATTTTGCTACCCATTTCTTTTTGGCTAGCTTCATCAGTATTACATTGGGCATTGTTAGTAAGTACATTACTGATCATATTAATTGTAGAACTACTTAATTCAGCAATCGAAGCATTAACAGATCGCGTTAGTACTGAACGCCATGTGTTATCAGGGCGTGCAAAAGATATGGGATCTGCAGCGGTAACCCTCTCATTAATGATCCTTATGATCGTGTGGGGCGCAAGTTTCTATATAAAGCTGTTTCAGTAAACCCTCTAGATAAACCAATTAATACACCTAGAATGTTAATAAAGTGCTAGTTATGTTGTGTTTTTAGCATGTTTAGCTCAAATACTCAGCGAACAGTCATTTATTTCACGTTTTCTTCAAAAAAGGGTTGATCTGTTTTCGGATCTCCCTATAATGNNNNNNNNNNNNNNNNNNNNNNNNNNNNNNNNNNNNNNNNNNNNNNNNNNNNNNNNNNNNNNNNNNNNNNNNNNNNNNNNNNNNNNNNNNNNNNNNNNNNATGTGAAAGTAGGACATTACCAGGCTTCAAATAAGAGAAACCCGTTACAGCAATGTAACGGGTTTTTTTACGTCTGCAGAAAAGTAAAATTCGCGCAATTAACATCCATACCCATCACGTAGGTCGTGCGTAGCGACTCCCGACGCTAAAAGTATTTTTAATTATACCAAAATCACGCAATATCGCAGTCGGCCAAGAAAGTAACATTTTACTGTAACTCTCTACGGCTGTTGGTAATCAAAAGTGAGTAGATTAGGCGTTAGCCTTGGCATCATAAAATAACTTTTTAAGTATGTTATTTAAACCTTACTGGCATGTATTTCTTTTTATCGACTCAGAACAATTATTGCTCTAGTCTAAATCTAATAACTGTTACTTTATAAATTTACAAATAGAGTACAGAACTCAGATATATAAGATTAGAATAATAAGGGATTTATAATGAGTAAAATTGAAAATTATCTGCATGGTACTTTTTGCTGGTCTGAGCTTTGCTCTCATAACTGGAAAGATGGTAAGGCATTTTATACTTCATTATTTAATTGGGGATATGATGACCAGCCAATTGGAGAAAATTTATATTACACCATGCTGCAAAAACAAGGTGATGATATTGCAGCAATGTATGAAATGGATCAAGAACAGGTTACTGCGGGTGTTCCGAGTTATTGGTTAGCATATATTACTGTAGATAATGTTGATGAATGTGCTTTAAAAGCACAAAGCCTTGGTGCTGAAATTATTGCGGGTCCTCATGATGTAATGGATGCTGGCAGAATATTAATGATAAAAGATCCTGGTGGAGCAACTGTTGCTCTGTGGCAAGGGAATGCGCATAAAGGGTGTAAACGTGTTGAGGAGTTAAACACGCCATATTGGTATGAGATGGCAACGCGAGATACTAAAGCAAGTAAAGATTTTTACTGTTCTTTGCTGGGTTGGCAAAGTGAAACAAAGCCAATGGATAATATGCAATACACATTGTTTTTAGTTAATGGTAAACCTATCGCAGGCATGCTTGAAATGACAAAAGAGTGGCCGGGAGATATTCCTGCTCATTGGATGATCTATTTTGCTGTTGAGAATTGCGATACGGCTATTAAAAAAGCTGTAGAGCTTGGCGGGCAAGTGTGTGTACCTGCTACAGATGTTCCTGACGTTGGCCGATTTTGTGTTATCTGTGATCCTCAGGGTGCTGTATTTTCGGTAATACAGCCAGATATGCTTAGTAGTTCATTAGCGTAAATATATTCTGGTATTAAAGATAATATTATTTAATACCAGCAACTAAGTTCCCCACGTTATTTGACTATCCATTATGAATTATTGTGCAATTTTTCTTGCTATAATGCACACAATTAAATAGTTAGTAGCACTGAGAGCACAATGGAAATTGAACAAGATAGCAACTTAACCCTTCCTTTATTTCTTCTTGATGAAACTTTGAGTGAAAGAGATTTAGAACACCCTGATTTTGAAATTTCTATTGCGTTAAATGATGAGTTACTAACTCAAATTTGCCAAAACCCGAGCGAAGGTAGCAGTGTTGCTATTACGCTGAGTAATTACCAACTATTAATTACAGATTCGGTGTACTTGGCGATTATAGAACAAGAGCACGATGCGCAAATTACTTTAACTCATGGACCTTTATTGAGTGTGGTACTAAATACCTCAGAGCAACAAACATTTGTATCTCCACAAATGGATATGATGCCAACATTTGACTTAGGTGATGAGGACTTAGAATGAAAAAAATTCTAATAAGTGCCATAGTACTGATTATTTTGAGTGGGTGTGCATATTTAGGCAGTGCTCATTACGATAATGTATTTGGTGCAGAGCAAACACAGGAACGTATTGTTCCACATACCACGGGTGCCGGGGCTGATTTTTTACAAAATGTAAAACCAGTACTCGATACTCGCTGTGTTGTATGTCATGGCTGTTATGATGCGCCTTGTCAATTGAAGCTTTCATCGCCTGAGGGTATTGACCGTGGGCTAAGCAAAGATCTTGTTTATGATGGAACACGTTTACTTGCCACTACACCGAGCCGTTTGTTATTTGATGCCACTGATACTAAGCAATGGCGCGAGAAAAACTTTACGCCTGTGCTTAATGAGCGCGCTCAAACAGAAGAGGCTAACTTAGCTGGTAGCGTGCTATTTAATAGTTTGGTATTAAAGCAAAGCCATGAATTACCTGCTAATGAAGTCTTAGATGATGAGTTTGATTTTTCACTTAGTCGCTCACAAACGTGTGCCACAATGGGCGAATTTGATCGACTTGCGGATGAGCAACCCCATGCTGGTATGCCTTATGGTTTACCGGGAGTTTCGCGGGAAGAGTTTAATCATTTACAAAACTGGCTTAAAGATGGCGGTAAAATGTCGCACCTTAAGCCGCCTAGCCAATTTGATCTAAACAAAATAAAAGGCTGGGAAGCATTTTTAAATCAAGATAGTTTAAAGTATCAGTTATCCGCTCGTTATATATATGAACATTGGTTTTTAGCGCACATTTATTTTACTCCCGAAAACCCAAAAAGCTTTTTTAAACTTGTGCGTTCAAGTACTCCTCCTGGTGAGGAAATAAAGCTAATCAACACGCGCCGCCCATATGATGATCCTAAAGTTAGCCGTGTTTATTATCGTTTTATGCAAGAACGCTCAACTATTCTTTCTAAAACACATTTACCACTTGAGCTTAATGAAGCTAAGTTACTACGTTTATATGAGCA harbors:
- a CDS encoding RidA family protein translates to MNKAFISTDKAPAAIGTYSQAVKVGTAVYLSGQIPLVPETMEMISEDFSEQTHQVFKNITAVCEEAGGKIQDLVKINIYLTDLSNFATVNEVMSQYFKQPYPARAALGVRALPKGAQVEIDGIMELPSTN
- the pyrE gene encoding orotate phosphoribosyltransferase translates to MKDYQKEFIEFALEKQVLKFGEFTLKSGRTSPYFFNAGLFNTGRDLARLGRFYASALEDAAIEYDVLFGPAYKGIPIATTTAVALADHHDKDVPYCFNRKEKKAHGEGGTLVGSELTGKIMLVDDVITAGTAIRESMEIIADNGADLSGVLIALDRQEKGKAELSAIQEVERDFNTKVISIVKLADLISYLESQGTMDEHLASVKAYRDQYGIA
- a CDS encoding VOC family protein translates to MSKIENYLHGTFCWSELCSHNWKDGKAFYTSLFNWGYDDQPIGENLYYTMLQKQGDDIAAMYEMDQEQVTAGVPSYWLAYITVDNVDECALKAQSLGAEIIAGPHDVMDAGRILMIKDPGGATVALWQGNAHKGCKRVEELNTPYWYEMATRDTKASKDFYCSLLGWQSETKPMDNMQYTLFLVNGKPIAGMLEMTKEWPGDIPAHWMIYFAVENCDTAIKKAVELGGQVCVPATDVPDVGRFCVICDPQGAVFSVIQPDMLSSSLA
- the gmk gene encoding guanylate kinase, with product MAQTRGNLFILSAPSGAGKSSLITALLKKHDDMKVSVSHTTRSPRPGEENAVHYHFVSADEFKALIAKDDFFEWAQVFDNYYGTSKQAIESQLDAGIDVFLDIDWQGAQQVRKIMPSVQTIFILPPSKEELEQRLNNRGQDSAEVIAGRMAQAQSETSHYNEYDFVVVNDEFDTALSDIETIVMAQRLTLKAQQNRHQNLLSSLLK
- the rpoZ gene encoding DNA-directed RNA polymerase subunit omega, translating into MARVTVEDAVDAVGNRFDLILVAARRARQIAVGGKDPLVDPENDKPTVVALREIELGLVDSSSMDVIDREEQQHQEAAELAAVAAIVGGNQ
- a CDS encoding diacylglycerol kinase, whose product is MKDVFKPNGFGIKRIFKATYCSYLGFKAAFIEEAAFRQELLLSIILLPISFWLASSVLHWALLVSTLLIILIVELLNSAIEALTDRVSTERHVLSGRAKDMGSAAVTLSLMILMIVWGASFYIKLFQ
- the rph gene encoding ribonuclease PH, which produces MRPSERTPNQIRPVTFTRNYTLHAEGSVLVEFGNTKVLCTATVEAGVPRFMKGQGKGWVNAEYGMLPRATHTRNAREAARGKQGGRTMEIQRLIARALRAAVDLKALGENTITIDCDVIQADGGTRTASISGACVALVDALTHMRAKGMINSNPLKHMIAAISVGIYNGQAISDLEYIEDSAAETDMNVILTETGKIIEIQGTAEGEPFSFDELDELLTLAKHSIREIIDVQKQALA
- a CDS encoding YicC/YloC family endoribonuclease; translation: MIHSMTAYARREVKGDWGTGTWEVRSVNQRYLETFIRAPEQFRGMEPVIRERLRKHLQRGKVEVFLKFVANPAHVGELSINESLAEQLINSAKWVQQQSNGDINPVDILRWPGVMEAQEIDLDTVNKALITGFDQVIEDFKSARGDEGANLEEMIATRLDAILEQVDVVETHMPEIAKWQREKLNQKLEDLKTDIDESRLEQELIYLAQKQDVAEELDRLKSHVKETRKILKKGGACGRRLDFMMQEFNREANTLASKSINSDITNAAVELKVLIEQMREQIQNIE
- the spoT gene encoding bifunctional GTP diphosphokinase/guanosine-3',5'-bis pyrophosphate 3'-pyrophosphohydrolase translates to MYLFEGLKKKISEYLPAADVELVQKSYVVAREAHEGQTRSSGEPYITHPVEVSQILAGMHLDHETLMAALMHDVIEDTDFSQQDLAEIFGETVAELVEGVSKLDKLSFKDKKEFQAENYRKMIMAMTQDIRVILIKLADRTHNMRTLGALRPDKRRRIARETLEIYAPIANRLGIHDIKNELEDLGFQALYPMRHRALKSEVAKARGNRKEVISNIQSEIEARLEESGIKATVSGREKHLYSIYKKMLNKELLFNEVMDIYAFRIAVDSMDTCYRVLGVAHNLYKPIETRFKDYIAVPKTNGYQSLHTSLVGPHGIPVEIQIRTHDMDHMADKGVAAHWMYKKAGDGAGNTAQQRARQWMQSLLELQQSAGSSFEFVENVKTELFPEEIYVFTPDGRIVELPMGATAVDFAYAVHTDVGNTCVGARVNRKPHPLSKPLDTGQTIEIITSSGAHPNATWLNFIVTGKARLGVRNYLRSQHHEEAMLLGRRLLDSALGENKLDSIADENIARVLEEHELSTVLELLVEIGSGNLMSVLIAKRLLQNDNDDLTDITNQAKATIIGTEGMLVNYSKCCRPVPGDAITAHISQGKGLTVHRQECKNIRGWESERSKYLVVKWDDNPEKEYIAALRVEIINHQGALAKLTNVVATTQANIVEIATDEKESNLYVIDLGVTVKNRVHVANIMRRIRVMPDVQKVYRKK
- a CDS encoding DUF342 domain-containing protein; the protein is MFKLAQNGNVLLDVGEHVPPSAAFIIEALEKSTFCDCKIEHDSINDFFKNESADKTLVVASKHNAVLNVTISDDKMLAIGELTLAQGGKLLSLEEAKKQLIKAGIVRGYKQVFLEQLLQKQFDNEAGSLVKGILAKGRLPSDGLATKLITTVETLKDRLKAPKLKEDGSVDMRDFGKLASVEPGSVLIRQQPATPGKEGFTVLGDILPAKAGDSKQLVAGEGTEISKVNPLELVSTIAGVPVEINNGMRVDDIFTISDVTVKSGHIDFEGSVIVTRNIEPGMKVSAKGDITIFGTVESGELTAGGNITVKQAIIGHQKADDKTLSCKLIAQGDIHVSHSQYCYLEAHNIFIDRQTSHCVMKAKRLLQVGQSDAPKGKIFGGEILDATTLIAGEIGNESGAKMTINLAASGAEITADTDNCFKDLAKTDEQLDTLQAALEKTDLVKDAEKKKLLITKIGATQQHYCQQAEQLEKRLSALDHDLHDLLSDANLAVNSVLHSGVEIHIFDKVLKTTRNYPPCNVKLINNKIEVEFKTH